Genomic DNA from Alistipes indistinctus YIT 12060:
ATTGGGGGATACGGTGTATCCCGATACGCCGCTGGCGCTGGTCGGATCGTTCGACGGGACGCAATACAGGGTGGCTTTGACGCTTCACTACATTACGGACCGGATTTTTGCAAAGGGAAATGCTTACTCGTATGAGCATGCTTTTGAAAGTGTTTTTATCAATCCTGTTTTCGCCACTGCGGATGGCAACCGCATGCTGGTGTCGCAAAACCGTTATACGGCAGTTGTGGCACCGGAATTGATCACAAAAGAGATGACCAAGCGGGAGATGAAGGCGCGAACGGAAAAGTAAATGTCCGCCGCAACGTTTCCGCTTCGGGATGCATCTTATTAGAAACGACCAATTAATACCGATTGAATTATGAAAAAATTGATGATTGCCGCTGCCGCGCTTTTGCTGTCGGCACCCCTGTTCGCCCAGGAGAAGAATTTTATAGATCAACCTTACCTCGAAGTGAACGGCCGGGCCGAAATGGAAGTGGCGCCCGATGAAATTTACGTGCGTATTACGATCAACGAGCAGGATTCCAAAGGAAAGGTAACCGTACTCCAGCAGGAAAAGGATATGGTCCGCCGGCTGAAAGATCTGGGCATTGATGTGGAGAAAAAACTCGTCGTGCAGGATATGTCGAGCGACCTGTTCAAACGCAAGGACGTTTCCACTTCGAAGACCTACCAACTGGAGGTAAATTCGGCCACCCAGCTCGCGCACGTTTTCCAGGCGTTGCAGGCAGTCGGTATCTCCGATGCTTCGATCGAGCGTACCGACGTTTCGAATATGGACGAATTGCGCCAGCAGGTACGAGCTGCGGCAGCCAAAGCCGCCCAGCAGAATGCGCAGGTGCTTGCCTCCGCACTCGGACAAAAGGCCGGCAAGGCGCTTTTCGTACAGGATTACAGTTACAGCGCCCGCCCTTATGCCAATATCATGATGGCCAAGAGTGCCGTGATGGACATGGCGACAGAGGCAACGGCCGCTCCGACGCTCGAATTCGAGAAAATTAAGATCGAGCACTCGGTCATGGTGCGTTTTGTCCTCGAATAATTTTTTAACAGGGTGTTGCGGGAACGGTTTGTCCCAGGGCGATACGTCGCCGCAGCCAATCGATAGGAAAACCGGATCATTACATTAAAAATGATCCGGTTTTCCGCTGTTCTCTCAGTTCTCTCAGTTCTCTCAGTTCTCTCAGTTCTCTCAGTTCTCTCAGTTCTCTCAGTTCTCTCAGTTCTCTCAGTTCTCATTTGGTCTATGACACTCATATGAATTTTAGCGAAGATCCGATCAATCCATTTATTGAACCAGACGGGCTAATCGAACCGGAGATCGAGCCGACGGACGACGGTTCGCAGACGCTCCGGCATCCGTTATTCGGGGAGACTTACCACTCTGTGCGCGGAGCGGAAGGAGAGGCCCGGCATGTCTATATCGATGCGGGGTTTCACTATATTCTGGAGGCCAATGACAGGTTCAGGGCCAAGGCTGGTAATGGGGCTGATCGTAAGACCACTTCTGTTGCTGCGCTGCGTATTTTCGAAATGGGATTCGGCAGCGGCCTGAATGCCTGGCTGACTGCCCGGGCCGCGGCCGGTACTGGTCGCAGGGTCGAATATATAGCGCTGGAACATTATCCGGTGGCAATGGGGACGGTGCAAGGGCTCGGTTATGCCGCCGATCCGCTTTTTGTGGCCTTGCATCAGGCGCCGTGGAATGAGGCCGTTCCGGCTACGGAGAGCTTTTCACTTAAAAAGGTGGCGGCCTCTTTGCTAAATTACCGATTTGACACTACCTTTGATTTGGTTTATTTCGATGCGTTTGCACCCGATGCGCAGCCTGAACTGTGGACCCGGGAGGTGTTTGCAAAATTATTTGCGGCGTTGCATTCCGAAGGAGTGTTGGTAACCTATTCCGCAAAGGGAATGGTTAAAGAGAATCTTCGTGCGGCCGGGTTTGAAGTGCACAGGTTACCCGGCGCACTCGGTAAACACCATATGCTTCGGGCGGTAAAACGCTGATTCGGGTGGGCCGATGACCGAATGTGCATGCCGGATGGAGGATGTATTCCATTCGAGGGGAATGTTCCGGGAGTTTGGGAAATAGTGTTTTTTTAATCGGTATGAAGCGGAACCGACCCGGAGCGAAGCAGAATCGGATCGGTACGAGGGAGAAGTCACGTTAGATGAACGGCAATAGATGAGCAAGCAAGAGTTTACATTCGATTATGCGCATTATGCGCCGCTGGATGCGCTGCCGGAGTCCGACCGGGAACTTGCCGCCCGTGCAGCTGATGCGTGCGGAACGGCTTATGCCCCCTATTCAGGGTTTCGGGTGGGGGCGGCTGCATTGCTTGAGGACGGGACGATCCTTACGGCGAGCAACCAGGAGAGCGAGGTGTTTCCATCCGGCATGTGTGCCGAGCGAAGCCTGCTCTATTATCTGCAGGCCAACTTCAGTGGCGTGCGCATTGTCGCGCTGGCCACCGCGTCGGTACCGGGCGAGCGCGAGTGCTACCCGTGCGGCGCCTGTCGGCAGGTGCTTGCCGATACCGAAAAACGACAGGGTTCCCCGATCCGCGTGGTGATGTGCTCCGGACACAGTGCTACGGTAGTACAGGAAGCGCGGCAGTTGTTACCCTTTACTTTTGAATTGTAACATAACCATATAAACGGCCTGCAGGCAGCGGGCCCGAGTCCTGAAGCAATGTTCGATCCGCAGCGAATCCT
This window encodes:
- a CDS encoding SIMPL domain-containing protein (The SIMPL domain is named for its presence in mouse protein SIMPL (signalling molecule that associates with mouse pelle-like kinase). Bacterial member BP26, from Brucella, was shown to assemble into a channel-like structure, while YggE from E. coli has been associated with resistance to oxidative stress.), encoding MKKLMIAAAALLLSAPLFAQEKNFIDQPYLEVNGRAEMEVAPDEIYVRITINEQDSKGKVTVLQQEKDMVRRLKDLGIDVEKKLVVQDMSSDLFKRKDVSTSKTYQLEVNSATQLAHVFQALQAVGISDASIERTDVSNMDELRQQVRAAAAKAAQQNAQVLASALGQKAGKALFVQDYSYSARPYANIMMAKSAVMDMATEATAAPTLEFEKIKIEHSVMVRFVLE
- the mnmD gene encoding tRNA (5-methylaminomethyl-2-thiouridine)(34)-methyltransferase MnmD, with amino-acid sequence MNFSEDPINPFIEPDGLIEPEIEPTDDGSQTLRHPLFGETYHSVRGAEGEARHVYIDAGFHYILEANDRFRAKAGNGADRKTTSVAALRIFEMGFGSGLNAWLTARAAAGTGRRVEYIALEHYPVAMGTVQGLGYAADPLFVALHQAPWNEAVPATESFSLKKVAASLLNYRFDTTFDLVYFDAFAPDAQPELWTREVFAKLFAALHSEGVLVTYSAKGMVKENLRAAGFEVHRLPGALGKHHMLRAVKR
- a CDS encoding cytidine deaminase, which translates into the protein MSKQEFTFDYAHYAPLDALPESDRELAARAADACGTAYAPYSGFRVGAAALLEDGTILTASNQESEVFPSGMCAERSLLYYLQANFSGVRIVALATASVPGERECYPCGACRQVLADTEKRQGSPIRVVMCSGHSATVVQEARQLLPFTFEL